TTAGTAATGCAGATGCAAATGTATCTATTCAAAATGGGACAGTTACTTATAACGGATCATCTACAAATGATGCAACAATTGTAATATCAGCGGGAAAAGCAGTACTTTCAGATAATCTGACAGTTAATGCAACTTCCACTAGTGGTCAGTCAATTGCAATTGTTGTTGCATACAATGGTCAGTTAGATGCCAATGGTGTTAATGTAAACTCTAATGATTATGGTATAGGATTGCTAAATTCAGCACAAGCAAACCTCGCAAATATGAATGTATTGACTGGTGGAAACCCAATTTCTACAAGCGCTGCTCAAAGTGACTCAAGCATGAATGTTACGATTGATGGCGGAACATATAAATGTACTAATGCAAATGGTAACTGGTCTTATGTAGGTATTTACTGGGCAAGTCATGGTACATTGAACATTAAGAATGGTACATTTACTTCACTATCACCAGAAGCCGCTTCATTATTTGTAAAAAATGGTACTGTAAACATTGATAATGGTAATTTTACGGGAACAAAGGATGGAATAAAAATCACTTCCGAAGAAGCAAACGCCCAAAAGATTGAAGTAAATATCAATGGCGGACATTTTGCAGGCACCAGAACAGGTTTGTATATTAAAACAACTGCCAATGGCGGCGCTCAAGGAAATTTCAGGGTAACTGTGAAAGATGGTGATTTTGATGGTACGAAATATGGCTTCTACACAGATATAAAGGGATTTGACCCAAACGTATCTTTTGAGGGTGGTTTTTTTAATAAAGGAACTGACGGATTTGTGACTTCATTGAGGAGTTTTATAACGGGTGGAACATATGAATTTAATCCCGAAGCCGTTGGATATACCGTAAATAATTGCATGGTCATTGGAGATAGTACCATTGGATATACGGTTATTCTTATAAAATAGGAGTGAAACATGGTGAGAAGATTTAGAAAAACAATGTGTTTTATAGTGGCTTTATGTTTTATACTTGGTTTATCTTTCGCCAATGTTGCATTTGCCGCTGAAATAAGTTTAGCAGACTTGCAAGCAGAATGGACAAATGCCAAAAATTATTATCCCGGGAAAAGCATGACGCTAAACGGAACGACTTATTTTTGCAATTTTGGTGTTGATCCGTCGGGGGAAAGGAAGAATGGTTCATGGTCGACAACTCCTGATGTTGAGCATAGTTTTCTGGGTGCAGAGGCAAATTACTATAATACACAGAACGACACAGTAAAGAACAATATGCAGGCTTGTGCCTACGTCAAAATTAAAAGCCAAAGATTTTCTGAATTTTGGGATTGGATAACATTTGCAACTTTAGATGAGGCGTTTAAGTATGCTGAAGATGGCGATACAATCATACTCAACGGTGATTATAACGATGTATCATTGAATGGCCATGTTGGAAATGAGTTATGCAAGAATGGTACAGTAACAGTTACTTATAAAGTATCCTCTAACTTTACAGTACCAAAGGATAAGAATATCACTCTTGATCTTAACGGGCATACTATCACTGCTTCAACGATGAATGGAAGAACGGCTGTATTTCCCCAAATGGACATTCAAGATATAATTGCAAATAAAGAACCGGGACCAGCAGCCATGTCGGGAGATGTCACCGAGCGTATTGGCATCACTGTAGAAGCAGGAGCAAGTCTAAATATTATTGATACTGTTGGTGGCGGCAAAATTGTCAGTGCGGCAAGAGCAGAAAACAGCAATAAAAACGAAAGTGAACAAGAATATCATGCGATTGTCAACAAAGGAAAATTAACGATTGCTGCTAATGTTACTCTTGAAAATCCATCAGAAGATACAACCAATGGTACTTCATTTGATGTATATCAAGCAAAAGGTGCTATAACAAATATACCAATTTCATTGCAGGAAACTACAAGTACAAACGCTAAAGCTATCAGTACGGGAAGTGATGTCGTCTTTTTAGTTGATGATACAACATATACTGCATATGAAGATACACAGAAAAAATTAGAAGATTTTGTTGCACAACTTCTTCAAGATAAAAACTACACAGATAAAAATATAGATACATTATATAAACTTCTTGAAGAAAAGAAAACAGGACTTGCTAATACATTATTAAATGAAGGAAATATTGAAGACCTTTTACGAGAAGCATTGGAAAAAGCTGAACAAGAAATTGCTGCCGAAGCCGATAAGCTCCCTGTAAAAGGACATGACTACAAAGAGGAATGGTCTTCTGATGAAACAAATCATTGGCATGATTGCAATGACTGTGATGAAAGAACAGATATAGCAGAACATATATTTAAGTGGATTGTTGACAAAGAAGCAACCGTTGCCCAAAAGGGAAGCAAGCATGAGGAATGCACCGTTTGCCATTACAAGAAAGCGGCTGTAGAGATCCCCGCACTCGAAGGACATGACTACAAAGAGGAATGGTCCTCTGATGAAACAAATCATTGGCATGATTGCAATGACTGTGATGAAAGAACAGATATAGCAGAACATATATTTAAGTGGATTGTTGACAAAGAAGCAACCGTTGCCCAAAAGGGAAGCAAGCATGAGGAATGCACCGTTTGCCATTACAAGAAAGCGGCTGTAGAGATCTCCGCACTCGGCGGAAACACGGACAATCCCAGCAAGCCGAACGGAGGCAGTTCGCAGACGGGCAGTCCCAGCAAGCCGAACGGAGGCAGTTCGCAGACGGGCAATCCCAGCAAGCCGAGCGGTGGCAGTCCACAGACGGGAGATAACAGCAATGTAACTCTCTGGATTTCAGTGATGGTGGTTTCCCTGATCTGCCTGGTTGGGGTGCTTCTGGTGATGAAAAAGAAAATCTATCGAAGAAAATGGGAGAAATAATTTAATGTTCAGCGGTGCGTGGGGATGACCCCGTACCGCTTTTCTAATAAAACGCATGGTATTCCATAAATAGGGAGGCACTGTTTGCTAATGCGGAAACTTGACACTCAATGTCTTATTTCTGTAAAATTGACAGAGGAGGTGCCTTGAATGAAAAGCAACAGGATGTTCGGTATATTATGTATTTTATTGGAGCGGGAAAAAATAACGGCACAGGAGCTGGCGGAGTATTTTGAGGTCTCTGTGCGCACGATCCATAGGGATTTGTTGGATTTGTCCAGCGCAGGGTTCCCAGTGACTACACAGCAGGGCATTGGCGGCGGTATATCTTTGCTTCCAAACTTTAAATACAGCAAATCAGTCCTGAATAAAGAGGACATAGATCTAATTGTGTCCGGCATACAAGGGTTTGCAAGTATTGATGAAAGTTCAAAAATAAAGACACTGCTTGCGAAGCTGCGTCTTGGGCAGGAAGATAAGCTGCTGCTGGAGAACGATATCATCATTGATTTCACATCCTGGAACCATAAGAATACGACCATTGAAAAAATCAAAATCATCCGTTCTGCGATTGCCTCCCGGCGCCTGCTGGAAATAGAGTATTACAGTAGCAATGGTTACTCCAAAAGAACCGTGGAACCCTACAAGCTCATTTTTAAGGAAGAATA
The Ruminococcus gauvreauii genome window above contains:
- a CDS encoding autotransporter outer membrane beta-barrel domain-containing protein, whose protein sequence is MKQTKKSRLLAILLSAAMLLSMLPTVAFAEETESIPAEQCTVTEGCTLEDGHEGECAIAEPETEPIAEMVTEPIAEPAEATEAENTTGTEENKSEPSETTEETATEEAVEEQVETLSESGVITSDELIRAINNVENDGTVTLAGDIAGNVEVSSNKQFTLDLNGKTLNGQIRISNADANVSIQNGTVTYNGSSTNDATIVISAGKAVLSDNLTVNATSTSGQSIAIVVAYNGQLDANGVNVNSNDYGIGLLNSAQANLANMNVLTGGNPISTSAAQSDSSMNVTIDGGTYKCTNANGNWSYVGIYWASHGTLNIKNGTFTSLSPEAASLFVKNGTVNIDNGNFTGTKDGIKITSEEANAQKIEVNINGGHFAGTRTGLYIKTTANGGAQGNFRVTVKDGDFDGTKYGFYTDIKGFDPNVSFEGGFFNKGTDGFVTSLRSFITGGTYEFNPEAVGYTVNNCMVIGDSTIGYTVILIK
- a CDS encoding helix-turn-helix transcriptional regulator — protein: MKSNRMFGILCILLEREKITAQELAEYFEVSVRTIHRDLLDLSSAGFPVTTQQGIGGGISLLPNFKYSKSVLNKEDIDLIVSGIQGFASIDESSKIKTLLAKLRLGQEDKLLLENDIIIDFTSWNHKNTTIEKIKIIRSAIASRRLLEIEYYSSNGYSKRTVEPYKLIFKEEYWYLFAYCTQRQDFRVFKLNRISKLALCEQTYTERTDYEIPVLQSAFSNGVGQLVTVRMDKSYEFLAIDFFGQSNIREENNSLYISFYTEYPEWIVSTFASLGDKAEIIEPKTLRDDIKAFLEQARKQYDK